One window of the Eucalyptus grandis isolate ANBG69807.140 chromosome 6, ASM1654582v1, whole genome shotgun sequence genome contains the following:
- the LOC104416998 gene encoding increased DNA methylation 3-like: MAQPVHAAAPSTAAPAGEGMMTNDQRLLLTVIFGTYFGPQLREERPPHKSAMQRIRKRLPQYTPDQLAGSQMMVMQLMHIYYYILRKASKSVVLAPSLLLKFFSDTVPVKVLGPNSNYPRFIDLFPIDLHPWSFVEERFMAIDNVVFIDNPSTSFLREEEFILDKDAAILPAYVTDKSFYEVVAREAHSDGQSHFFMPSGGSHRRRCKSNVALDVKPLRMVPHEGSPSTSAWFSGVRDTYFKAQLDGRVVFSPLSTTEGQYHGAAATCSAGVGVAGNADVRLTGSTTWRVNLAESEDCYLFQVSLPGVRRDQTFGWEVDMIGDVLIEGETATSGQVVESRTGNLCPSGHFSLCFQLPGRVDPRLSNCNFGSDGIFEGVVKKLIDN, from the exons ATGGCTCAACCGGTGCATGCTGCTGCGCCATCCACTGCTGCTCCTGCAGGCGAAGGCATGATGACTAATGACCAGCGCTTACTCCTGACGGTCATTTTTGGGACATACTTTGGGCCTCAACTCAGAGAAGAAAGGCCACCGCACAAGTCGGCAATGCAGAGAATACGCAAGAGATTGCCACAGTATACTCCCGATCAGCTGGCTGGGTCCCAGATGATGGTGATGCAACTGATGCACATATATTACTACATACTCAGGAAGGCCAGTAAATCTGTTGTGCTGGCCCCATCGTTGTTGCTCAAATTCTTCAGTGACACAGTTCCGGTCAAAGTGCTCGGTCCTAATAGCAACTACCCTCGGTTCATTGACCTATTTCCAATTGACCTGCACCCTTGGTCTTTTGTCGAGGAGCGGTTTATGGCGATAGACAATGTCGTCTTCATCGATAACCCGAGCACCTCTTTCCTCAGGGAAGAG GAGTTCATTCTTGACAAAGACGCGGCCATACTACCTGCTTATGTCACCGACAAATCGTTTTATGAAGTGGTAGCAAGGGAGGCGCATTCAGATGGACAGTCTCATTTTTTCATGCCTTCTGGTGGTTCTCACCGAAGAAGATGCAAGAGTAATGTGGCTCTAGATGTAAAGCCTCTTCGAATGGTTCCACACGAAGGCTCACCCTCCACGTCGGCATGGTTCTCTGGAGTACGCGACACCTACTTCAAGGCTCAACTTGATGGTAGGGTGGTGTTTTCTCCACTCAGTACGACGGAGGGGCAATATCATGGTGCTGCAGCCACCTGTAGTGCCGGAGTCGGAGTGGCTGGGAATGCGGACGTGAGGCTTACAGGATCCACCACCTGGCGTGTGAACCTTGCGGAGTCTGAAGACTGTTACCTGTTCCAGGTGTCACTTCCAGGGGTCAGAAGAGATCAAA CATTTGGTTGGGAAGTTGACATGATCGGCGATGTCTTAATTGAAGGAGAGACTGCCACGAGTGGGCAGGTGGTTGAGAGCAGAACAGGAAACCTCTGTCCATCCGGacacttctctctctgttttcagCTGCCCGGTCGAGTCGATCCTAGACTGTCCAACTGCAACTTTGGCTCAGATGGGATATTTGAAGGAGTTGTGAAGAAGCTGATCGACAATTGA